TAAAACACTGGCCATTTCACTGCACAATGAGTAAGGGCCTGTTCACACCCGGACGCTGTATGAAAGTGCAgattcactccctgacagtagatggcgcgtattgaaaagcagaaatactcCGGTACACAGGGTGGCGCTGCACAACTTTCCGTTTCTGACACCCGctcatcactgagaagaagaagaagaagaagaagacgacgaCGAGCGCCAGTATTTACGTTTTTAAGCCTTTCATAAACGTTTTGCAAACTCGCTAAAGCATTTATGTACTTTTGTGAAATGTAAGGTATTTTGGTGATTTGgccactgcaacaaatacttatttaaagctaaatccttaaagtttttattttaaacagtaggcctatattcattttaaataagtaattatttgaattatatcaCAGACACAGCGatagcattcacatacttatgggaagacccagatttttttttaatctaattcTGTTTTTTGGAGGGGGTGGGTATAAGGCAACTATTGTGCCCAAAAATATGAATGTTCCtgcacattcatgaaatgttgaatatgaatagtctttttttGTGGTCAGTATAACACAACGACTGAATTATGGGGCACttagctatttgaataagaggtcaAGAACACTTGTATACTTACTGATATAtgccaggtgcaaaataaatacaatggactATCAATCAGCGGATTATCATTTgcagggaagagacaaagaaacaaaccatGCTATGTAGTGtagaaaacaacactgaaagaatttttttttttaaagaataaatacaCTTTTATCGTATTTAATGTGTAATTTTGTATCTGGTGCTTTCAGAGGACACCTTGTTTATATGTGTTGGCAGAGGGATTTATTaactgaacattttatttcGGGTTTGTCACTTGTGCGCACTCTCACTAAAATGGTGGGTACTGGCATCTTCGTCGGTAAGACAGTGTTTTTTACTTGAGCGCCATCAAGTcgtacttttatgtaacttcagcgGCTCCGGGCACATGAACAAAAGCACGAATCTCATTGGTCGGCCAGTTTTGAGGCGCCTCGtccaaaaaaggaaagaaaaaaaaaacacgacctTTGACgttaaaaaacatttcacacgtTTTGCCTGAGTGTGAAACTATCACTCTGACAGCCATTAGTGCGTTAAAAAGACCGTTTTTGCTCTGCAAACATCGTCCTGCTGTGAACAGGGcttatgtttacttttgatACTCTAAGTACATTTTGCTGATAATACTTAGATACTTTACTTAAGTGCAATTTTAATGCAAGGCTTTTActtatagtggagtattttcaTAGTGTGGTATTGTGGGATCTGAATACTTCTTCCACCACTGGGTTTTTATAACCTACACTATTAAAATCTTATAATATTCATAGTTTCTTTTCTAATAGGGAAACACTTTGTTGTAGCTCTACATAGAACTTTTGAGGCCTTCAGTAGGACAACTCAAGAACCCTAAAGGGTTCTATATTTTCTACGAGTGTGCCATCTTTTGTAAATCAACAAACCCCTTGTCAATTatacagtaaaaatatttcaaatgtttcGCTGTACTATGACATTCCTTAAATTCTGTTTCGCTGTACTATGACATTCCTTAAATTCTATATGacatttaatttacttttttttaagtagcaTCTTGAGATTTAGTCTTGAATTGTGCATTGTAAAATatggtgaaaaataaataaataaaataattattataaatcatatataatattagaaataatataattataaataaataattattattattattattactactccTATTATTATACAGGGTAATGgtataacatttaatttctctctAATTCCATTATGGTGGCCATATTATAAGACGTGATCATTTGATTACATACGTATCTGTATCTTCTGAAACCTAATACCTAATCCTGTTAGCCAAGGTATTTATAGATATGGCACTATTACCTTCTTTATTCAGGTAGCAAGTACAACAGTAGTAGCcttcaacaaagaaaaaaactctTCAGTTGTCATTAAACCAACTATTATACATGCCAATAAAAAGCAGGTCATAGCTGATTGAATATTAAAAGGAATAACAGTCCCTATCCTGTTTATCTGAGAACTCTCGAGCAGCGCGTTGGAGAACACGTGAGTTTCCTATTATGCAATAAGCTGGCACGCTAGAGGCGGGTGGCGGCCTTCTGATTGGCTCTTGTGAGACCAATAAAATATTCTCTACCTATCAGCGAGTTGGTGGGCGTGGCGTTGTGTGTCTCCACGCGTGCTGCCGAATTGAACAATGTGTAACAACCCATATTCACAAGAGTAGTCATAGGAATAGagttacaaaacaaacaactcttCTAGCGTTTTTTCTGCTTTTCGTGTAAAATACGGGTTATCACACTTTTCAGGTTTTTTATACCCCGGGATGCCTTCTAGTGATATTATGatgattcttattattattatgaacaaTAAGCACAgatgtttttatgtatataatCCAACTAATGGAATATTAGGCacatcgatatatatatatatatatatatatatatatatatatatatatatatatatatatatacacacacacacacacacacacactatatggcctAATGTTtgttgacacctgaccatcacacccatatgtggaccttccccaaactgatttcacaaagttggaagctgtatccctcacctgacatcagtacacgacctcagtaatgctcttgtggctgaatgggcaaatccccacagccatgctctaaaatctagtggaaagccttcccagaagagtggaggctgttatagcagtaaagtgggactaaatctggagtggaatgttcaaaaagcacacatgggtgtgatgacAATATTTGGCAATATAGTGCATATTACACTCACATAACCAAATAATCCAGCTTCACTgtgttaaaatgtacatttgtaatttaataatttatatatttatatattcatctaaataaaatataattttgatATCCTTGGGCTTTATTATCATAAGATTATAATATCTACAAAAGGACGGATTTTTGACTGACAAATTGATGTTGTACTGATGCTTAAgtcatatttgtattatttttgtaaCATATTAATTGCAGTTAGTGGTCCGGATCTATTTCATCCAAATGACTAACGTTTAAAGTTCCGGTTTTGATGAGTCGTTGATACAGGAAGTGACGTCACCACATTACGTTTGTGTTCCACTGTGAGGATGGAAGGCCTGTGACAACTGGAGAGACCTGGAGCAGCGAACGGGTCGAGCGATAAAATCCATTTCCATCttcttaaaagaaagaaagaatgaccATGAAAGTTAGAAGAGCATAATGTACAGTTTCTAAGCTTCCGTTAGGGGCTAATATTGTGGAAGTGTGTTAGCTGGTATGTTAGAAAAGTGATGGTGAAAACTGAAGTCCGACGAAAGGATCCGAATTCTTCTCAGGGATTCAGGAGGGTTGGAGTGGCTTaaagttgaaataaaaataaagggattgtaggtgtttcttgttaaaCAGTGGGTTTTAGTTTGGTGACGAGTTTTTGTGCTCGGTTCGTGATTTTAAATACAAGAGTTCTCCTGCTAGTCAGTGGGTATTTGTCATAACAGCCATGGATCTTCGAGTGGGAAACAGATACAGACTGGGCAGAAAAATTGGAAGTGGATCTTTCGGTGACATTTATTTGGGTGAGTAAAgtattaaagtttattttcaCGTTTACCTGAAAATGTGACCTGGTGTCGTTATTCTGCTTAAAAACGAAATGTCTGGCTGATTTGCGAAaggatagctgtgtgtgtgtacaagctACGGAGAACTGTTTGTCCCGAGCAAACATGTCAAGTTAACATTAGCTCGGTTTAGATTATTGTCATAATGACATTTCAATATgtataacaacataaaataatagCTTGGCTATGAAGTTGTGCTTGTATTCATAACCTCTTTATAAATGAGTCTTAAATTGCTTTAACAGCTTTCTAATTAATCATATCAGGCTTTGGTAcgtcacattaaaaaaaatgtttaagcaGTATCTTGTGTAAACTTGTGTCCTTTTCAAATGTTATCAGTGACACAGTGCAGTTTTGGTGCTTAGtgtcaagttttacatttttcctGTAAGCTGACACAAGTTTCAAGCCAGCTGATTAGTTATTTGAGCATGACTGAAAACATGAAGTCTCCAGTGAAGACCAGTGGATAATGTCAGCTGATTTGGTTACACCACCATCCAAGTATACAACCTCATGATCATATGTATGTTACATAACTCAATGGCATCATTGCCATGATTGGTGCTGAGTTATTAAACAGTTATGAAACACCCTTTCTGTATATCCGTAGCCTATGATCTGTTTACATAgaggatttttctttcttttttttctttctgtagcTCCACTGACTCTGCTTTAAATTGAAACAATAGTGTACAGAGGGGTTTGGAGTGAAAGTGCAGAATACTTGGGCCTGAGAAGCTGTAGATAGACATTTATAaggttttaaacaaaaaatagttGGGATTGCCTAGCGGTACTACATGTAGACAATGATTATGTCAATAATAAGTGCAGCCACTCTAATTCCCCTTCTGTTGGCATAAACATATTCCTCTAGCGCTCCTTGACCTGTTTGTTAGGGATTTCCTGCAGGTTTCGTACACAAATGTCACTGGGCACTAGGGAGGCCACAGGTGAGTGACTCACCTAGAAAGCAGTTTCTCTGCTCCATTCATCCAGGATTTGCAGCTCGTTACGTCAGTGCTTCTGTATGATACTGCTCACATAATCCTCCTGTGTTCGTGCCATATGGTGTGAATATTATGTATGTCTTTGACATTTTGTGGCAAAAGCTGTACTAACAATCTGCCTCAGTTACATAGTAAATTAGAGTTTTAATTTTGTGGCTGTTTGTTGACCAGAAGTGTGTCCTTTCATCTAATGCAGATGTGTAATTTGAGTTTAGATGATGCGTTGTCTTTACAGAGCCTATGAAGTCGTATTACAGCCGGATAACACGGTACAGTTTACATTGCtctcagatgaggatgggtcTTGACCTGCTCACTATTTCAACAATGTGCTAAGAGAATGCCTTCACTGAAATCTGTGTCTATTCAAAAGGATCTGAACAAGCATGTTCGTCATTACCAATTCAGACCTGAAACTGAAGTTTCTAGATAGGGCAGGAGAAGGTGATTGTCAGGACTTGTTTATCTGCTTGACACTGAAGCGTTGTTTGCGTTTGAAACACCAGTAAACCCTGTGTAACAGgtttttgattttgtttaaaagaattctgaagTTAGATCTACTGTTCATTGGTTTTAAAGTTAGAACATTGTTTGATATTTGAATGACAATGTCCATATTGTGTATTTCAACAATTAGTGTTTCAAATTATGCTCTGTCAGGTAAATGCTTCATTAGGAGATAAAGATTTTACAGAATACAGAGTTTAATGATTAAAATTTAACTTGGATATGAGTGCTATATTGACTGGCTGATATCAGACCTGTAATTAGGTTTTTTGATCATCCGCCAATGAAAACAGACACAGGCAGTTAGGGTTGATTTATACAAGTGTATTTGGTGGGTTTAAGGGTAAGTGTAGCACACAGGTTGTGCTGACTTGCAAATGTGCCGTCCTCCAAAAAGACTTCTGGTGAATGTTGATTGGTTGAGATGCGATGTGTCTGGTTGTTtttgagtattattattattattattattattattattattattaccactactactacaaatacatcttaagtgaaaataaaaaaaaattcattcatcaTGTTCAGTACATTGTTTTCGATAGGCTAGGGATGCAGGGCCTTGTGACTCATTAATGTGTTCATTTACTCATTCGGTAATGAGTTTATCCTGGTCTGGATTGCTGTGgtctaaaacattattattatttttattattttttaatttttttttttaatattgagaagaaagtaaaaaaaaaataactgaaatCTAAACAGTACATTACTGATGACTTGTGATAAAAGATGAATGTTTTTACTTACTCACTGATAACCAGTTTCCTATATATGTATAAACAGTGTATGGCAAGGCTTTTATTGGTCATCAGAAGCCCTTATATTCATCAGTCAGATAGTCTTGTACTTTCTACAGCATTGACACTGCTTAAATATTGGGTCATGGCTCCAAGTTTACAGTCATCCAAGTAGAATCATGCCATACTGAATGGAAAGTTTAGTTACCCTGACCTGTTTCACTGTCCTGATTGGGcccctttttatatatattttcgctttttttattattttttcttatcATTTCAGGGACTGACATTTCAGTTAGGGAGGAAGTGGCCATCAAGCTAGAATGTGTGAAGACGAAGCATCCTCAACTTCACATCGAGAGCAAGATCTACAAGATGATGCAGGGAGGAGGTAGTATATAgcattgcagtttttttttaacttctgaAAACCTGACTATTAAGATGGCACCAATGCATCCTTGAGTTTTGAGtctcaaaatgaaaatgttctAAACTGAAGATTGTATTTTCTTCTAATTAGTAAGTGTTTGTTATTTGGCAGTTGGTATCCCTACCATAAAGTGGTGTGGTGCAGAGGGGGACTATAATGTGATGGTCATGGAGCTGCTGGGGCCCAGTCTGGAAGATCTGTTCAACTTCTGCTCCAGGAAATTCAGCCTTAAGACTGTTCTACTGCTTGCTGATCAGATGGTGAGACACACACCCTAGAGCAGCGAAAAGGAGGACAGGAAGTAGGCGAAGTTGGTTTTATATCGGTGAAAAGAACTGAAgaacaaaatgttcttttttgcAATCAAATGGTCTTTATCCCTCAAACAGCTATCACCAATTAGTATGCAAGAACATGAACATGTAaccattctttttcttctaggtaatgtgaatttatttcacaaaaaggCAGAGACATGTAGCATTATCCATGCCTGTATTATTAAAACACATTGATTACCAGAGAGGGAAAAATCCCAAAATCTTAGATTTAGCTTACTTTTTTAGTATTTAATTATGGTCTTCATAATTTATCTATTTGAATGATTTTGAGGACCCAGTTTTTCATGATGGGTCATTTGGCCCAAAAAGCATCCGATTTGCCATTGCATATTGAcatcagaataaaaaataatttaagagGTATAACTGCATGACACTGTCTGATTTACCTGCAACATATTTTCTGACCTCCCTACAGATCAGCCGCATTGAGTACATCCACTCGAAGAACTTTATCCACAGAGATGTAAAGCCTGATAACTTCCTGATGGGACTAGGGAAGAAAGGGAACCTGGTCTACATCATTGACTTCGGTCTGGCCAAGAAGTACAGAGACGCCCGCACCCACCAGCACATCCCCTACAGAGAGAACAAGAACCTGACTGGCACTGCCCGCTATGCTTCTATCAACACTCATCTGGGCATAGGTAAGGATTATAAAGTTTACAATAGTTCTATTTGCATTGGTGTTGGTTAACTTCCCTTATGCTTCTTGAATTTTTGTACTATAGAAGCATTTTCAACAgtgtgtttatctgtgtgtCTCTACAGAGCAGTCTCGGCGTGATGATCTGGAGTCTTTGGGATACGTGTTGATGTATTTTAACCTGGGTTCACTGCCGTGGCAGGGCCTAAAGGCTGCCACCAAGAGGCAGAAATACGAGCGCATCAGCGAGAAGAAAATGTCCACGCCTATTGAAGTTCTCTGCAAGGGCTACCCTTGTATGTATCTGTGCGACTTCACTGATTTTCTTTGATCTGCTGAGATTTGCTCATTCTCAGGGTTAACAGATATTATAGTAAGAAAAGCTACGCAAAGGGGTTTCAAAGGTGTTTCAGGAACAGGAATGCATCAACGATTGTTAAATAATTGTGCACCAATGAGCAGGGTGTTGGACCCCGTACCAGCCTAGGTACTGAGCTGTATATCTAGGAATATATGACCTTTTTTTGGCTCATTAGCCTGGATCTCATATTATAGCTATTTGCAGttttatcaaaaatatttgaacaaCCTGAAGATTTGCTTTTGGTTGTTGAAGTAATGATTGGGTGCAGGCAGAGAATTGTTTAGCCACAGTTATGCTGTAGTCCGTGTACGTGGATGTACCTCACgcaaacaataataaaacaatgtcTGTTTGCCTCCTTTCAGCTGAATTTGCCACATACCTCAACTTTTGCCGCTCACTACGTTTTGATGATAAGCCTGACTACTCCTACCTCAGGCAGCTTTTCAGGAACCTCTTCCACAGACAGGGCTTCTCATATGATTATGTCTTTGATTGGAACATGCTCAAATTTGTAAGTACtacgtactttttttttttttaatactgctcTTTTAATCAATTTGACCCTGCTTTGGAATATAcatatgcatgtttttggattatGTATTTTCTGGGTAATTGTTCAAGCACTTGAACGGTCTTTGTTTCTTAATTTTTCTGTCCCATAGGGTGCTAACCGTGCAGCagaggaggcagagagagagaggagagaccgTGAGGAGAGGCTGAGACACAGCAGGAATCCTGCCGCTAGTGGCATCCCATCAGCCTCTGGGAGACCCCGCGGAACACAAGATGTCACCCCACCTACGCCCCTCACCCCCACCTCGCACACAGGTTAGTACGGAGCCCCCCTAGtgccaggtttaaaaaaaaaaaaaaaaaaaaaaacagccgtGTGTAATCCGTACCCTCGGTTTTGCAAACCACGCACACCGTGTTAATGTTGGGTTTATATTGAACATTCGCTGTGCATTTgagcttctctcttctatttctcaagaaataaacacacaaaaaggacataatgtgt
This is a stretch of genomic DNA from Ictalurus punctatus breed USDA103 chromosome 13, Coco_2.0, whole genome shotgun sequence. It encodes these proteins:
- the csnk1db gene encoding casein kinase I yields the protein MDLRVGNRYRLGRKIGSGSFGDIYLGTDISVREEVAIKLECVKTKHPQLHIESKIYKMMQGGVGIPTIKWCGAEGDYNVMVMELLGPSLEDLFNFCSRKFSLKTVLLLADQMISRIEYIHSKNFIHRDVKPDNFLMGLGKKGNLVYIIDFGLAKKYRDARTHQHIPYRENKNLTGTARYASINTHLGIEQSRRDDLESLGYVLMYFNLGSLPWQGLKAATKRQKYERISEKKMSTPIEVLCKGYPSEFATYLNFCRSLRFDDKPDYSYLRQLFRNLFHRQGFSYDYVFDWNMLKFGANRAAEEAERERRDREERLRHSRNPAASGIPSASGRPRGTQDVTPPTPLTPTSHTANTSSPRPVTGIDRERKVSMRLHRGAPVNVSSSDLTGRQDTSRMSTSQNSIPFDHHGK